A portion of the Alphaproteobacteria bacterium CG11_big_fil_rev_8_21_14_0_20_39_49 genome contains these proteins:
- a CDS encoding chemotaxis protein CheD (catalyzes the conversion of glutamine residues to glutamate on methyl-accepting chemotaxis receptors) translates to MDINKKAFGSVYEDKDIEAEIAREVVKVFSGDCYVTDKNNQVMVTVLGSCISACIRDPFVKAGGMNHFLLPDGKNAADAPLRYGAYSMEKLINDILKLGGKKERLEVKIFGGGNVIESSAMIGDKNVKFIKEYLLNEGIKINGQDLGGNSPRRIHYFPDTGRVMMKKIRGDREVAQVKQEEKQYIEKIKDTVSHENDRDKSGSGVELF, encoded by the coding sequence GTGGATATTAATAAAAAAGCTTTCGGTTCTGTTTACGAGGATAAAGATATTGAAGCAGAGATTGCAAGAGAGGTAGTCAAGGTTTTTTCAGGCGATTGTTATGTAACTGACAAAAATAATCAGGTTATGGTAACGGTTCTTGGGTCTTGTATATCGGCTTGTATAAGGGATCCGTTTGTAAAAGCCGGAGGAATGAATCACTTTTTACTGCCTGACGGTAAGAATGCGGCAGATGCTCCTCTTAGATATGGTGCTTATTCTATGGAAAAACTAATTAACGATATATTAAAGCTCGGTGGAAAAAAAGAACGGTTGGAGGTCAAAATATTCGGTGGAGGTAACGTAATAGAAAGCTCTGCAATGATAGGTGATAAGAACGTAAAATTTATAAAAGAATATCTGCTAAATGAAGGAATAAAGATAAACGGGCAGGATTTAGGCGGAAATTCTCCAAGAAGGATTCATTATTTTCCTGATACGGGTAGAGTCATGATGAAAAAGATACGTGGAGATAGGGAGGTTGCACAAGTCAAGCAAGAAGAGAAGCAGTATATTGAGAAAATCAAGGATACGGTTTCACATGAGAATGACCGTGATAAAAGCGGAAGTGGTGTTGAATTATTTTAG
- a CDS encoding cellulase, which produces MNKKISIILYSAFLSAISANAYSNTSENKITYHEKDFTNSVSLQGINKITARVSSFEVQKDNKMNFGNLEVQLIKCWKAPPEEEPENKALLRIWEQIPGEDKKEIFSGWMFSSSPALSALEHPVYDIVVKGCMDKENEADTSDTDTKPTS; this is translated from the coding sequence ATGAATAAAAAAATCTCCATTATTTTATATTCGGCTTTTTTATCTGCTATAAGTGCTAATGCCTATAGTAACACCTCTGAAAATAAAATAACTTATCACGAAAAAGATTTTACAAATTCCGTATCCCTACAGGGAATAAATAAAATAACCGCACGGGTTTCTTCATTTGAAGTTCAAAAAGATAATAAAATGAATTTCGGCAATCTTGAGGTGCAGCTTATAAAATGCTGGAAAGCCCCACCTGAAGAAGAGCCTGAAAACAAGGCTTTGCTTAGAATCTGGGAACAAATTCCTGGAGAAGATAAAAAAGAAATATTCTCCGGCTGGATGTTTTCATCAAGCCCCGCTCTATCAGCACTTGAACACCCCGTATATGATATCGTTGTTAAAGGTTGCATGGATAAAGAGAATGAAGCCGACACTTCTGATACTGATACAAAGCCGACATCCTAA
- a CDS encoding chemotaxis protein CheR, with the protein MSREFQFTDADFKFVVSKVYEKSGIKLADHKRDMVYGRLARRLRELNLKSFEQYCKFIDSREGEMEIGNFVNAVTTNLTSFFREHHHFDHLKESLNQRSLQPKADKRIRIWSAASSSGQEPYSIAMTVCEGVKHYKAWDIKILATDIDTNMLETAKNGVYDDSLLQKIPVGYRSKYVVKSSRKDNKGVMAENLKELITFKQLNLMHQFPMKGPMDYVFCRNVVIYFDKPTQIELFKKISSLMPSGAILYIGHSENLFKVSDDFELIGRTIYRKI; encoded by the coding sequence ATGAGTAGAGAATTTCAGTTCACAGATGCGGATTTTAAATTTGTCGTTTCAAAGGTCTATGAAAAATCTGGTATAAAGTTAGCCGATCATAAGCGTGATATGGTCTATGGAAGGTTAGCAAGAAGACTAAGGGAGCTGAATTTAAAATCATTTGAGCAATATTGTAAGTTTATCGATAGCCGTGAAGGTGAAATGGAAATCGGTAATTTTGTAAATGCCGTAACTACTAATCTTACAAGTTTTTTTCGTGAGCATCACCATTTTGACCATTTGAAAGAATCATTAAATCAAAGAAGTTTGCAGCCCAAGGCTGATAAAAGAATTAGGATATGGTCGGCGGCAAGCTCTTCAGGGCAGGAGCCGTACAGTATAGCAATGACAGTATGTGAGGGGGTAAAGCATTATAAGGCGTGGGACATAAAGATACTGGCAACTGATATTGATACCAACATGCTGGAGACGGCTAAGAACGGTGTATATGATGATAGCCTGCTCCAAAAAATCCCCGTCGGATATAGAAGTAAGTATGTGGTTAAATCTAGCAGAAAAGATAATAAAGGCGTAATGGCTGAAAATTTGAAGGAGCTTATTACTTTTAAACAGCTAAACCTTATGCATCAATTTCCTATGAAAGGACCGATGGATTATGTTTTTTGCAGGAACGTAGTCATATATTTTGATAAACCCACCCAAATAGAATTGTTTAAAAAAATATCATCTTTAATGCCGTCGGGAGCGATTTTGTATATAGGTCATTCGGAAAATCTATTTAAAGTTAGCGACGATTTTGAACTTATAGGCAGAACAATATACAGGAAAATATAA
- a CDS encoding chemotaxis response regulator protein-glutamate methylesterase codes for MPIKVLIVDDSRLIRSIFEEMLSSDSEINVVGTAVDAYDARQKIKSLNPDVVTLDVEMPKMDGIAFLEKIMTLRPMPVIMASTLTQRGADTTIKALEIGAVDYVAKPTDNNSRDNLIFLKEELINKVKIAARANVRTFNKKTDDNVKVLELSANKELSKKIIAIGSSTGGVEALREILVKLPSNMPPIVVVQHMPEKFTKQFALRLNGLCKLKVQEAVDGQTVSSGNVYIAHGGCHLKIKKKGIDILCDLGGHDKVSGHCPSVDVLFDSVVAAIGNKTLGVILTGMGKDGANGMLKIKNAGGYTIGQDESSCVVYGMPKEARQIGAINKEVSITKMSEEIIKQCM; via the coding sequence ATGCCTATCAAGGTTCTTATAGTTGACGATTCCAGACTTATAAGAAGCATTTTTGAGGAAATGTTATCTTCAGACTCTGAGATAAACGTCGTAGGAACGGCAGTAGACGCATATGACGCAAGGCAAAAGATAAAATCCCTAAACCCTGATGTGGTAACCCTAGATGTTGAAATGCCGAAAATGGACGGCATTGCTTTTTTGGAAAAAATAATGACCTTACGCCCCATGCCTGTGATTATGGCATCTACCCTTACCCAAAGGGGGGCGGATACTACGATAAAAGCCCTTGAGATAGGGGCGGTTGATTATGTAGCAAAGCCTACCGATAATAATAGCAGGGATAACTTAATATTTTTGAAGGAAGAGTTAATTAATAAAGTTAAAATAGCTGCAAGAGCTAATGTAAGGACGTTCAATAAAAAAACGGATGATAATGTAAAAGTTCTTGAATTATCAGCAAATAAAGAGTTATCTAAAAAAATTATAGCAATAGGATCATCGACGGGAGGAGTTGAAGCTTTAAGGGAAATTTTGGTAAAATTGCCTTCAAACATGCCTCCTATTGTTGTGGTGCAGCATATGCCTGAAAAATTTACTAAACAGTTTGCTTTAAGATTAAACGGTTTATGTAAATTGAAAGTGCAGGAAGCTGTAGACGGACAAACGGTGTCTTCGGGAAATGTTTACATTGCCCACGGAGGGTGTCATTTGAAAATTAAGAAAAAAGGTATTGATATCTTGTGTGATTTGGGAGGTCATGATAAAGTTTCGGGACATTGTCCGTCAGTGGACGTATTGTTTGATTCTGTCGTTGCTGCCATCGGTAATAAAACATTAGGCGTTATATTGACCGGTATGGGAAAAGACGGTGCAAACGGAATGTTAAAAATAAAAAATGCAGGCGGCTATACTATAGGACAAGATGAGAGTAGTTGTGTTGTATATGGAATGCCCAAAGAGGCAAGGCAAATCGGAGCTATTAATAAAGAAGTTTCGATTACAAAAATGTCCGAGGAAATAATAAAGCAATGTATGTAA
- a CDS encoding NADH:ubiquinone oxidoreductase subunit NDUFA12, giving the protein MMTIATKIHTKLRGKLIGTDEFGNNYFEDRKTGYNGKKKRWVLYKGMAEPSKVPPSWHGWLHYTTDNIPDEQYKWQKPYTPNLTGTKNAYFPAGHESKGGVRNKVASDYEAWKPE; this is encoded by the coding sequence ATTATGACAATAGCAACTAAAATACACACTAAACTTCGGGGTAAATTGATAGGAACCGATGAGTTCGGCAATAACTACTTTGAAGACAGGAAAACCGGTTACAACGGTAAGAAAAAAAGGTGGGTTTTATATAAAGGAATGGCAGAACCGTCAAAAGTTCCTCCGTCGTGGCATGGCTGGCTGCATTATACTACCGACAATATACCCGATGAGCAATATAAGTGGCAAAAACCTTATACACCTAATCTTACCGGTACAAAAAATGCATATTTTCCTGCCGGACACGAGTCTAAAGGCGGAGTACGCAATAAAGTAGCAAGCGATTATGAAGCTTGGAAACCTGAATAA
- a CDS encoding response regulator, whose translation MPKIALTVDDSRTIREMVSFTLKKEGFDVIEAEDGKHAISVLGNQEVSLIITDLNMPNMDGLELIRNLRSNPTYKFTPILMLTTEGDANKKQQGKDAGATGWIVKPFNPEKLIQVVNKVAAA comes from the coding sequence ATGCCAAAAATAGCTTTAACTGTAGATGATTCAAGAACAATAAGGGAAATGGTTTCATTTACCCTGAAAAAAGAGGGGTTTGATGTAATTGAGGCGGAAGACGGGAAACATGCTATAAGTGTTCTCGGTAACCAAGAGGTTAGCCTTATAATAACCGACCTGAACATGCCGAATATGGACGGTCTGGAATTGATAAGGAACCTTCGTTCTAATCCGACCTATAAATTTACTCCGATATTGATGCTTACCACGGAAGGTGACGCAAATAAGAAGCAGCAAGGTAAAGATGCCGGTGCGACAGGCTGGATAGTTAAGCCTTTCAACCCTGAAAAGCTTATTCAGGTAGTAAATAAAGTAGCCGCAGCGTAA
- a CDS encoding chemotaxis protein CheA, translated as MDDLQRFKETYITECFELLEDMEEKLLGLDQNNPDKEELNAIFRCAHSIKGGSGAFGLNRITSFTHILEELLDAMREGDLAPTREVTDALLSSVDIVRQMIVAAQSGAEAAAGIENEVAEHLRSVLGSESNVCEQKSKTDESENDEISIFSIQFKPKEDMLISGNEPLLIINELKSLGELQCEINTDNLPDIEKLNPEKCYVSWSFSLETEKTLEDIREVFEFVEDECELIIEKIAGFAKEIPKAIENTSNKPQLVKENNTDDAAKTAPVVTSIRVDIDKVDRLVNMVGELVITQAMIAAQSSDISFEEHPKLVQGITTLSQHTRELQEAVMAVRMQPVKSVFSRMPRIVRDLSTQLKKDIRLEMIGEATELDRTVIEQLSDPLTHMIRNSVDHGIDIPANRVAAGKPAQGVIKLSAEHAGGKILLKISDDGRGINREKVLQKAKDKGLVSSDAELSDHEIDNLIFMPGFSTAEVVSDISGRGVGMDVVKRNIESLGGTINIINKPGEGSAFLVSLPLTLAILDGMIVRVGKEKYIIPIGSIIETMRPKNDEVRKIADANDLINVRGDFISILYLHKVFRIAGAEKNPSKALVVLVENGMDKFGLVVDELIGQQQVVIKSLEENSDAVPGISAATILGDGKVALILDISKLQELTPVVEEVERENVA; from the coding sequence ATGGACGACTTGCAGCGATTTAAAGAAACATACATAACGGAATGTTTTGAGCTTCTTGAGGATATGGAAGAAAAGCTTCTGGGGCTTGACCAGAATAATCCTGATAAGGAAGAGTTAAACGCAATATTTCGCTGCGCCCATTCTATAAAAGGTGGTTCAGGTGCTTTTGGGCTGAACCGTATCACATCTTTTACGCATATATTAGAAGAGCTTCTTGATGCTATGAGGGAAGGGGATCTTGCACCTACAAGAGAGGTGACGGACGCTCTTCTTTCTTCGGTAGATATTGTAAGACAGATGATTGTTGCGGCACAATCTGGGGCTGAGGCGGCAGCAGGTATTGAAAATGAAGTTGCCGAACATTTAAGGAGTGTGCTTGGCAGCGAGTCTAATGTTTGCGAGCAAAAAAGCAAGACTGACGAAAGCGAAAATGACGAGATTAGTATATTCAGTATTCAGTTTAAGCCTAAAGAAGATATGCTAATATCGGGCAATGAGCCGTTACTGATAATTAATGAATTGAAATCTTTGGGCGAGTTGCAGTGTGAGATAAACACGGATAATTTACCTGATATTGAAAAACTTAATCCTGAAAAATGCTATGTGTCATGGAGCTTTAGCCTAGAGACCGAAAAAACGCTTGAAGATATCAGGGAAGTTTTTGAGTTTGTTGAAGATGAGTGTGAGCTTATAATCGAAAAAATAGCAGGTTTTGCTAAAGAAATACCCAAAGCTATTGAAAATACGTCTAATAAACCGCAATTGGTGAAGGAAAATAATACCGATGATGCTGCAAAAACCGCTCCGGTAGTTACTTCCATAAGGGTTGATATCGATAAGGTTGACCGCTTGGTTAATATGGTGGGGGAGCTTGTTATAACGCAGGCAATGATAGCGGCACAATCTTCCGATATATCGTTTGAGGAACACCCTAAGCTTGTGCAGGGGATAACGACTTTATCACAGCATACAAGGGAATTACAAGAGGCGGTTATGGCTGTGCGTATGCAGCCTGTAAAATCCGTTTTTTCAAGAATGCCCAGAATAGTAAGAGACCTTTCAACGCAACTGAAAAAAGATATAAGACTTGAGATGATAGGAGAGGCAACCGAGCTTGACCGTACCGTTATAGAGCAGCTTTCAGATCCGCTTACGCATATGATTAGAAATTCAGTGGATCACGGTATTGATATTCCTGCAAATCGTGTTGCTGCCGGTAAGCCTGCCCAAGGGGTTATAAAGCTTTCCGCCGAACATGCGGGGGGAAAAATATTATTGAAAATATCTGATGACGGACGTGGGATTAATAGGGAAAAGGTTTTACAAAAAGCTAAAGATAAAGGTCTGGTATCTAGCGATGCAGAACTTTCCGACCATGAAATAGACAATCTGATATTCATGCCGGGATTTTCTACTGCCGAAGTGGTATCTGATATTTCAGGGCGTGGTGTGGGTATGGACGTGGTAAAGCGAAATATAGAGAGTTTAGGCGGTACTATAAATATAATAAATAAGCCCGGCGAAGGGTCTGCGTTTTTGGTAAGTCTGCCGTTAACACTTGCGATACTTGACGGAATGATAGTAAGGGTGGGTAAGGAAAAATATATTATACCTATCGGTAGTATAATTGAAACGATGCGTCCTAAAAATGACGAGGTCAGGAAAATAGCAGATGCTAACGACCTGATTAATGTTAGGGGTGATTTTATATCGATACTTTATCTGCATAAGGTTTTCCGTATTGCCGGTGCTGAAAAAAATCCGAGTAAAGCACTTGTGGTACTGGTTGAAAACGGAATGGATAAGTTCGGACTTGTGGTAGATGAGCTAATCGGACAGCAGCAGGTTGTTATAAAAAGTCTGGAAGAAAATTCAGATGCGGTTCCGGGGATATCGGCGGCAACAATACTTGGTGACGGTAAGGTTGCACTAATATTGGATATATCGAAATTGCAGGAACTTACTCCTGTTGTTGAAGAAGTTGAACGGGAAAATGTAGCTTAA
- a CDS encoding phosphoglycerate dehydrogenase translates to MPKVLISDKMSPKAAEIFKNNKIEVDVKTGLSEDELCKIIGDYDGLAIRSSTTATEKVIKAAKNLKVIGRAGIGVDNVDQKAATANGVVVMNTPFGNSITTAEHAIAMMMSLARQIPLANESTQAGKWEKSRFMGVEVASKTLGLIGCGNIGSIVADRAQGLKMKVIGFDPYLSPERAKELNIEKVELNELLKRSDFISLHTPLNDSTRGILGKENLAKTKKGVYIINCARGGLIVEKDLKDAIESGHVAGAALDVFEEEPAKENVLFGMEQIICTPHLGASTSEAQENVAIQVAEQLSDYLNNGTVTNAINIPSVSSEDAAKLKPYLQLGEQLGNFSGQLLQSGIKKVEIEFEGAVAKMNVKPITSVILTGLLKPVSESVNMVNAPIVAKDRGINVSEVKHEREGDYQNLIKVTVTTEKGNQYVAGTLFGGTKPRIVEVGQVKLEASLGSKMLYINNEDKPGLIGDLGKLLGDSNINIANFHLGRGANEKSAIALVEIDEEPKSDLLEKISKLNSVINAKLLSF, encoded by the coding sequence ATGCCAAAAGTATTAATATCAGATAAAATGAGTCCGAAAGCGGCAGAGATTTTCAAGAATAATAAGATTGAAGTTGATGTAAAAACAGGCTTATCCGAAGATGAACTATGCAAAATAATCGGTGATTATGACGGGCTTGCAATACGTTCCTCAACAACTGCTACAGAAAAAGTAATTAAGGCAGCTAAAAACCTTAAAGTTATCGGACGTGCCGGAATCGGTGTTGACAATGTTGACCAAAAAGCTGCGACTGCAAACGGAGTTGTAGTAATGAATACTCCTTTTGGTAATTCTATCACTACTGCCGAACATGCAATTGCTATGATGATGTCGCTTGCCCGTCAGATTCCTCTTGCCAACGAATCTACTCAGGCAGGCAAATGGGAAAAGTCACGTTTTATGGGTGTTGAGGTTGCCTCAAAAACTCTGGGGCTTATCGGCTGCGGCAACATCGGCTCGATAGTAGCTGACAGGGCGCAAGGGCTAAAAATGAAAGTTATCGGTTTTGACCCTTATCTTTCCCCTGAACGTGCCAAAGAGTTGAACATTGAAAAAGTTGAACTTAACGAACTTCTAAAACGCAGTGATTTCATATCCTTACACACACCTCTTAACGACTCGACAAGAGGAATTTTAGGAAAAGAGAATCTGGCTAAAACAAAAAAAGGCGTTTATATAATCAACTGTGCCCGTGGTGGTCTGATAGTAGAAAAAGACTTAAAAGACGCTATTGAGTCCGGACATGTTGCCGGAGCCGCACTGGACGTTTTTGAAGAGGAACCGGCAAAAGAAAATGTCCTTTTCGGTATGGAGCAGATTATCTGCACCCCTCACCTTGGTGCTTCTACATCGGAAGCTCAGGAAAACGTAGCTATACAAGTTGCAGAGCAGCTTTCGGACTACTTAAATAACGGCACTGTTACTAATGCTATTAACATTCCTTCGGTGTCATCGGAAGATGCGGCTAAATTAAAACCATATCTTCAGCTTGGCGAACAACTAGGAAACTTCTCCGGACAATTACTGCAAAGCGGTATCAAAAAGGTAGAGATAGAGTTTGAAGGAGCTGTCGCAAAAATGAATGTGAAGCCTATTACTTCGGTTATACTTACGGGTCTTTTAAAGCCTGTTTCAGAATCGGTTAACATGGTAAACGCCCCGATTGTAGCAAAGGACAGAGGAATTAATGTCAGCGAAGTAAAGCACGAACGTGAAGGCGACTACCAAAACCTCATAAAGGTGACGGTTACAACCGAGAAAGGAAACCAGTATGTTGCCGGAACGCTATTTGGCGGTACTAAACCACGCATAGTTGAAGTAGGTCAGGTTAAGCTTGAGGCAAGCTTAGGCTCAAAAATGTTATACATAAATAACGAAGACAAACCGGGTCTTATCGGCGACTTGGGTAAACTTCTGGGTGACTCTAATATCAATATTGCCAACTTCCATCTGGGTCGTGGTGCTAATGAGAAAAGTGCTATAGCTTTGGTTGAAATTGATGAGGAACCAAAAAGCGATCTTCTTGAAAAGATAAGCAAATTAAACAGCGTGATTAACGCAAAACTACTAAGTTTCTAA
- a CDS encoding phosphoserine transaminase, with protein sequence MTQPTLKPGNPCFSSGPCAKRPSWNLDALKNAALGRSHRAKIGKAKLAEVIDRTRSVLSIPEDYKIGIVPASDTGAFEMAMWSLLGERGVDLFAWESFGSGWVSDVVKQLKLQDVNKYEADYGQLPDLSKADFSRDVVFTYNGTTSGVKVPGTDWIDDGREGLTLCDATSAVFAMDVDFSKLDVTTWSWQKVMGGEAAHGMIVLSPQAVKRLESYTPAWPMPKIFLLTKGGKLIDGIFKGETINTPSMLAVEDAIDGLKWAESIGGLPKLIERSDENLKVVKDWVAKTAWVDFLARSEEITSNTSICLKIVDPEYTSLPAEEQESRAKQIVSTLEKEGIAYDIGSYRDAPAGIRIWGGATVEKADMEDLLPWLDWAYAEVKGKAKAA encoded by the coding sequence ATGACACAACCAACTTTAAAACCGGGAAACCCTTGTTTCTCGTCAGGGCCTTGTGCCAAAAGACCGAGCTGGAATTTAGACGCTTTAAAAAATGCGGCACTGGGTCGCTCTCACAGGGCAAAAATCGGTAAGGCAAAATTAGCTGAAGTAATTGACCGCACAAGGTCTGTATTATCAATACCGGAAGATTACAAAATAGGAATAGTACCGGCATCAGACACAGGTGCTTTTGAAATGGCTATGTGGTCGTTGCTCGGTGAACGTGGAGTTGACCTTTTTGCTTGGGAAAGCTTCGGCTCAGGCTGGGTATCCGATGTTGTAAAACAATTAAAATTACAGGACGTAAATAAATACGAAGCCGATTACGGACAACTTCCCGATTTATCAAAAGCCGATTTTTCTCGTGATGTAGTTTTTACATATAACGGCACTACGTCAGGTGTTAAAGTACCGGGAACCGACTGGATAGATGACGGCAGGGAAGGATTAACTCTATGCGATGCAACCAGTGCGGTTTTCGCAATGGATGTTGATTTTAGCAAACTTGACGTTACCACATGGTCATGGCAAAAAGTTATGGGCGGTGAGGCTGCACACGGAATGATAGTTCTTTCCCCACAAGCTGTAAAAAGACTTGAAAGCTACACACCTGCATGGCCTATGCCGAAAATCTTCCTTCTTACAAAAGGCGGTAAGTTAATTGACGGCATTTTCAAAGGTGAGACTATCAACACACCTTCAATGCTTGCTGTGGAAGATGCGATTGACGGTTTGAAATGGGCAGAATCAATAGGCGGACTACCTAAGCTGATTGAACGTTCCGACGAAAATCTGAAAGTTGTAAAAGACTGGGTTGCCAAAACTGCATGGGTTGATTTCTTAGCCCGAAGTGAAGAGATAACTTCAAACACATCAATATGTTTAAAGATAGTTGACCCTGAATACACATCACTGCCTGCCGAAGAACAGGAATCACGTGCAAAACAGATAGTTTCCACCTTAGAAAAAGAAGGCATTGCGTATGATATAGGTTCTTACCGTGACGCACCTGCCGGAATCCGCATATGGGGCGGAGCTACGGTTGAAAAAGCCGATATGGAAGATTTGCTGCCATGGCTTGACTGGGCGTACGCTGAAGTTAAAGGAAAGGCGAAGGCTGCTTGA
- a CDS encoding chemotaxis protein CheW, with protein MVREQIDEIEGNQNEAKNQELSQNDVLDIIREHQDIARFLTFKVDNELYGVDLLSIREIKGWTETTGLPNSPVFMKGVINLRGAVIPIFDLKGRFDMGETNATEKHVVIIIAVGQRLVGILVDAVSDIIEVSQNDIKQAPQMEMKVDDKFVKGLISLDDKMVVVLDIDNLFDSKDIKNDGNRKPDMKAES; from the coding sequence ATGGTAAGAGAACAAATAGATGAAATTGAAGGGAATCAAAACGAGGCGAAAAACCAAGAGCTTTCCCAAAATGATGTCCTTGATATTATACGGGAACATCAGGATATAGCCCGATTTTTGACATTTAAAGTTGATAATGAACTATACGGCGTTGATCTATTAAGTATAAGAGAAATAAAGGGCTGGACGGAAACTACCGGATTGCCCAATAGTCCCGTATTTATGAAGGGGGTTATAAATCTGCGTGGTGCGGTTATTCCTATATTTGACCTGAAAGGAAGGTTCGACATGGGCGAAACTAACGCAACGGAAAAACATGTAGTGATAATAATTGCCGTAGGTCAAAGGTTGGTAGGTATATTGGTAGATGCGGTATCCGATATTATAGAGGTTTCCCAAAATGATATTAAGCAGGCACCGCAGATGGAAATGAAGGTTGATGATAAGTTCGTAAAGGGTCTTATTTCACTTGATGATAAAATGGTTGTGGTGCTGGATATAGACAACCTGTTTGACAGTAAAGATATTAAAAATGACGGAAATCGTAAGCCGGATATGAAAGCGGAATCTTAA
- the mlaD gene encoding outer membrane lipid asymmetry maintenance protein MlaD translates to MGRNVIETLMGAVVLFIAASFIFISYKSGNISSDSGRYTVTAKFREIGSLSIGSDVRVGGIRVGSISNQYLDQNNFKAVVEMGINQDIKIPRDSSASVIGDGLLGGKYISIEPGGEEEYISSGGEIRYTQDSISLEELIGKFAFGSLDDKEGSSTKEDDLNGGLLDE, encoded by the coding sequence ATGGGCAGAAATGTAATTGAAACACTGATGGGTGCCGTAGTACTGTTTATAGCTGCTTCTTTTATTTTCATATCATATAAGAGCGGGAATATATCTTCTGATTCGGGTCGTTATACCGTAACGGCAAAGTTCCGTGAGATAGGAAGCCTGTCAATCGGAAGTGATGTCAGGGTCGGCGGTATCAGGGTAGGAAGTATTTCAAACCAGTATCTTGACCAGAATAACTTTAAAGCCGTTGTAGAAATGGGCATTAACCAAGATATAAAAATACCTCGTGACAGCTCGGCATCAGTAATAGGTGACGGTCTTTTAGGCGGTAAATATATTTCCATTGAACCGGGTGGCGAAGAAGAATATATAAGTTCGGGTGGCGAGATACGATATACTCAGGACTCGATAAGCCTTGAAGAACTTATAGGAAAATTTGCTTTCGGAAGCTTAGACGATAAAGAAGGCTCCTCAACAAAAGAAGATGATTTGAACGGCGGTTTATTAGATGAATAA